A stretch of DNA from Esox lucius isolate fEsoLuc1 chromosome 18, fEsoLuc1.pri, whole genome shotgun sequence:
TCCTGTCACCTGTGCGGCAGCCGCTTCAACCAGAGAAGCTTATTGAGGGAGCACCTCATGCAACACAGCCAGGCCCGGCTCCCCTCGGTGGCTGAACCCATCGGTGCACACTCCCCTGTTACGCTAGGGGGAGTAGGAGCCACCACACCAGAGGTTGAGGAGGTACTGCTAAGGGGAGGCGGAGACCGATCCGCTGCCAAGACAGTCGAGATGCTCAGCGACAGCGAGCAAGCGCCTCCCTCAGGTTCTAACATGGACTCTCCCAGAGCCGAGCTGACGATATCCGGGTGGGCGGCTGGCTGCCAGTCCCAGGCCGACACCCCGCCCCCATCAGACATCGCAGACATTGACAACCTGGAGAGTGCCGACCTGGACCGCGAGGTGAAGCGCAGGAAGTATGAGTGCTCCACCTGTGGACGCAAATTCATCCAGAAGAGCCACTGGCGAGAACACATGTACATCCACACAGGCAAACCCTACAAGTGCAGCGCCTGCGGAAAGAGCTTCTGCCGAGCGAACCAGGCGGCCCGGCACGTCTGCCTGAGCCAGGGCGCCGACGCGTATACCATGGTGGACCGGCAGAGCATGGAGCTGTGCGCCGCAGGTGACGACACCAGCCAGATGGAGGCGCTCTTCCTAGGCTCGGCCAGGCCCTATAAATGCAATGTCTGCGAAACCACCTTCTCCAGCCCCAACGAGGTCATCAGACACCTGTGCTTCAGCCAGGGGGCTCTAGCAGGCCTGCAGGGGCAGGCAGGGGCGGGTCTGTTACAGGCGGAGGAGTTTCCCAAAGATGAAGGGTCTGATTCCTCCGGTGCCGGCCCTCTCATTACACCAATAAAAACTGAGCAAATCTTGGTAGAGTAGCACCACAGTACTACCATTTTTCTTTCACTTTGGTAAATAATGGTCAGTAGTGGGGCTACTTAGTTAAAGTAACTGCCCAGTGTTTCCAAATTTCTATGAAATATGACCTGTTACTACTTACAATACAAGTGAAAAGGTTTTACTTCAAAACAAAAGttgagtaatgtgttaaaatgctGCTTTTCTGTGTACCCATAAATAGAAGGGCGTGGGTGTATTCTTGTGGTAAAAAATATTCATGTGAGTAGACTGCTGATTAACCAGTTCATCTTTCTATAGGCTgttgattggccagctcatcttTCTATAGGCTgttgattggccagctcatacTCCTCAGGAGAATGTTGTCATCCTCTTGAGCATATTTCAAACAGGCTCTTTGAgaggttttttatttttgaataattttccCTAATTTAAGCTTTGGTCACAAATGGACATATAGGATAAGTCAACCACATTATTtggtaataataatttatagaaTATTTCAAAGTGAGAACTGTCACTGGGAAGTTACTTTAagattgtgtgtgttaggaGAGGTTTTATATTTACTGAATGAAAGCCAGAGACAGGCACTTGTTACAATAGAGaaactgttatttttgttctgtCACGCTACCAGCCAGAGTGTCTATGAAGTGATCCTTATGGAAACCACACACTGTACAGTCTTATTTCTTTTATgaactttttttattgttgtcttttaaaattgtttaatgCTTTGTTGGATAGAGACAGGGGTGAAGGATATAGTGTGTTTTTGCTGATAGAGCAATGGGCCAGATTGAAACTCATGTTTCAGCACGACAGCAGTGTGGCTTAGACCGCTAGGCCACCAAAGTGACATTTCTGACAGGGCGTTGCATCCTTTTGCCCACTTAAGCCTGGGCATCTAGGCATTTGTCACTAACCAGCAACATTTCACCACTATGTATTACTCAAAATATGTGCTGCAGTGTATTTCCTAAGTATAACTTGGCCATATTGTCAATGTCTGTCTTTGGTGTTTCCTTTTCATAAGTCTGTCACGTTGGTTTCTGTTACTTTATTTAAAGTGGCCGTTGGCTGTGGTCGAGCCTCTTAGCTTTTAGCTCCAGACTGGAACAGGAAGCCGAGAGAGTTCCGGAGTTTCTCTACGATCTGACTGTATGGTAGAGGATAGCAACAGACAGAATGGCGGTCTGAACGCATGTCTgttgtgaaagaaaaaacagcAGTTTTTTCTCGAGTGCTCTTTAGTGCTgcacattgataaaataaatatttaatgccCAGTCCAGAACCAACCCTGCCATTGCCAAGAAGGTCCGACCCAGTAGGGTGGCTATGTCttcttttggcagttttcaGTAACCCTGTAAGTAGAACATGTAACATGAAA
This window harbors:
- the zbtb2b gene encoding zinc finger and BTB domain-containing protein 2b, producing MELANHGLILLQQLNAQREFGFLCDCTVAIGDVFFKAHKAVLASFSNYFRMLFIHQDSDCVRLKAADIQPDIFSYLLNLMYTGKLAPQLIDPARLEQGVKFLHAYPLLQEASLANQTAFSHPESSLPLSTSLFGIQISDQQVAPSGRLPTRRQLSSPFDLDSLSDGKYPSAVAAAFASHASKLDSSFQELVEASTSGRQASYEEHRGDTLIGEAPSSANANTILHVKPSIMKRSASFRKHYSCHLCGSRFNQRSLLREHLMQHSQARLPSVAEPIGAHSPVTLGGVGATTPEVEEVLLRGGGDRSAAKTVEMLSDSEQAPPSGSNMDSPRAELTISGWAAGCQSQADTPPPSDIADIDNLESADLDREVKRRKYECSTCGRKFIQKSHWREHMYIHTGKPYKCSACGKSFCRANQAARHVCLSQGADAYTMVDRQSMELCAAGDDTSQMEALFLGSARPYKCNVCETTFSSPNEVIRHLCFSQGALAGLQGQAGAGLLQAEEFPKDEGSDSSGAGPLITPIKTEQILVE